A region of Syntrophorhabdus sp. DNA encodes the following proteins:
- a CDS encoding L,D-transpeptidase family protein has translation MDRFRLAGIYSVLSKNLADREDLYLVGSVEEQRLFLCEADRVIETYPASTSRLGVGIREDSLKTPPGLHRVCEKIGSGAPPGRIFRDRRDTGTDWDGVSREDNLILTRILRLEGLEEGINRGPGVDSRERCIYIHGTNREDLVGTPFTHGCLTLRNTDMTDLFERVPEGTLLYIDPPALIVAGKPCRNIHFTGIFGTGMSALAQYLRFEGIGVSGSDRLLESEDTAPMRRSLEGLGCVIASQDGTGVTDDTDVLCVSTAIEETNPDIAAARARGVPVIHRSDLLASIIASRRTVAVAGTSGKSTVTAMIFEFLSACGKSPSLVSGAPLVRLEAQGLIGNAYSGGSDLLVVEADESDGTLVKYSPAIAVVLNISKDHKDIDEIRGLFATLISRSAWTATNADDPLLVTLPATLRFGCDNTASWHPDGEELQGTSVRLTRGDIDYHLPLPGDHNLENLRAALCVCEHIGCDAETLAGAVRGFRGVARRFSITQTRQGITVVDDFAHNPAKISAAVTAARGLAGRIIAVYQPHGFGPTRFLRNEYIAAFRSLFRESDSLYLLPIYYAGGTAQKDISSQDIIDGLSPVPFHSEAVQDRKQLLERLSADAKQGDCIMVMGARDPSLPALVRKIIEMFEGPF, from the coding sequence ATGGACAGATTCCGGTTGGCCGGCATTTACAGTGTACTGTCGAAAAACCTTGCCGACCGGGAAGACCTCTATCTCGTTGGCTCCGTTGAGGAGCAGCGTCTCTTCCTCTGCGAGGCGGATCGCGTCATCGAAACCTATCCTGCCTCGACTTCGCGCCTCGGCGTCGGCATACGCGAGGATTCCCTTAAGACACCTCCCGGGCTTCACCGCGTCTGCGAGAAGATCGGGTCCGGCGCACCCCCGGGGCGCATCTTCAGGGACCGCAGGGATACAGGAACCGACTGGGACGGGGTTTCAAGAGAGGACAACCTCATCCTGACCCGCATCCTCCGTCTTGAGGGCCTTGAAGAGGGGATCAACAGGGGCCCCGGCGTGGACTCCCGTGAGCGGTGCATCTACATCCACGGGACCAACCGCGAAGACCTTGTCGGCACCCCTTTCACCCACGGATGCCTGACCCTTCGCAATACCGATATGACAGATCTTTTCGAGAGGGTCCCCGAGGGTACCCTTCTCTACATCGACCCTCCCGCCCTGATCGTCGCCGGGAAGCCCTGCCGGAACATTCACTTTACCGGTATCTTCGGCACCGGGATGAGTGCCCTTGCCCAGTACCTGCGCTTCGAAGGGATAGGCGTTTCCGGCTCGGACCGCCTGCTGGAAAGCGAAGATACGGCTCCCATGCGCCGGTCCCTCGAGGGACTCGGATGCGTGATCGCGAGCCAGGACGGCACGGGGGTGACGGATGATACCGATGTGCTCTGCGTATCCACGGCCATCGAGGAAACAAACCCCGATATTGCCGCCGCGCGGGCAAGGGGCGTCCCCGTCATACATCGCTCCGATCTCCTCGCGTCGATCATAGCGTCGAGAAGGACCGTAGCCGTTGCCGGCACGAGCGGCAAATCGACGGTGACGGCAATGATATTCGAATTCCTCTCTGCATGCGGGAAGTCGCCGTCGCTCGTAAGCGGCGCACCTCTCGTCAGGCTCGAAGCCCAGGGCCTCATCGGCAACGCTTACTCCGGCGGCTCGGACCTCCTTGTCGTGGAAGCGGACGAGAGCGACGGCACGCTCGTCAAGTACTCACCTGCCATCGCCGTGGTGCTCAACATTTCCAAAGACCATAAGGACATCGACGAGATACGGGGGCTCTTCGCGACACTCATATCGCGGTCAGCCTGGACCGCGACCAATGCCGACGACCCTCTGCTCGTTACCCTTCCGGCGACGCTGAGATTCGGATGTGACAACACCGCCTCGTGGCATCCCGACGGGGAAGAACTCCAGGGAACGTCCGTCAGGCTCACGCGCGGGGACATCGACTACCACCTCCCCCTTCCGGGAGACCACAACCTCGAGAACCTCCGCGCGGCACTGTGCGTCTGCGAACATATCGGCTGCGATGCAGAGACTCTCGCCGGTGCCGTCAGGGGATTTCGCGGGGTTGCCCGCCGTTTCTCCATAACACAAACGCGGCAGGGCATCACCGTCGTCGACGATTTCGCCCACAACCCGGCCAAGATATCCGCCGCCGTCACCGCCGCCCGGGGCCTCGCCGGCCGCATCATCGCCGTCTACCAGCCCCACGGGTTCGGACCGACGCGCTTCCTCAGGAACGAGTATATCGCCGCCTTCCGCTCCCTCTTCCGTGAGAGTGACAGCCTCTATCTTCTTCCCATCTATTACGCCGGCGGCACCGCCCAGAAGGACATCTCCTCGCAGGACATCATCGACGGACTCAGCCCCGTCCCCTTCCACTCCGAGGCAGTTCAAGACCGCAAACAATTGCTCGAAAGACTCTCCGCCGACGCGAAGCAAGGCGACTGCATCATGGTAATGGGCGCCCGGGACCCCTCACTGCCGGCACTTGTCAGAAAGATAATAGAAATGTTTGAAGGACCATTTTAA